A single genomic interval of Nitratidesulfovibrio sp. SRB-5 harbors:
- the moaC gene encoding cyclic pyranopterin monophosphate synthase MoaC has product MADDAEAAFSHMTEDGSVTMVDVGAKAPTQRTAIVRAVVEVNENTLDLLKRHALPKGDVLTTAKIAGIMAAKRTAELIPMCHPLAISYADVRFVVQDAPPSIELEAEVRTTGQTGVEMEAMVAAQVAGLTIYDMCKAVQKDIVLRDCRLVFKSGGKSGTFRVG; this is encoded by the coding sequence GTGGCCGACGATGCGGAGGCGGCCTTCAGCCACATGACCGAGGACGGCAGCGTGACCATGGTGGACGTGGGCGCCAAGGCCCCCACCCAGCGCACCGCCATCGTGCGGGCCGTGGTGGAGGTGAACGAAAACACCCTGGACCTGCTGAAGCGCCACGCCCTGCCCAAGGGCGACGTGCTGACCACCGCCAAGATCGCGGGCATCATGGCCGCCAAGCGCACGGCGGAACTGATTCCCATGTGCCACCCGCTGGCCATCAGCTACGCCGACGTGCGCTTTGTGGTGCAGGACGCGCCCCCCTCCATCGAACTGGAGGCGGAAGTGCGCACCACCGGCCAGACCGGCGTGGAAATGGAAGCCATGGTCGCCGCGCAGGTGGCCGGGCTGACCATCTACGACATGTGCAAGGCCGTGCAGAAGGATATCGTGCTGCGCGACTGCCGCCTGGTGTTCAAGTCCGGCGGCAAGAGCGGCACATTCCGGGTGGGGTAG
- a CDS encoding RraA family protein — protein MTNPYYRVRSTITRPDAALVDAFRSIPVSNIGDAMNRMACMHSRIRPMNRAPLLGTALTVRVRVGDNLLFNKAMDMARPGDVLVVNAHDEQFYSIVGGQMTTWMKQRGLAGLVVDGCIRDAEEIEAMDFPVYATGISPNGPMKEGGGEVNFPVACGGLVVNPGDIVAGDRDGIVVVRPADAPAVLERARAMAEKETRVMAAIADGTWDRTWVDEMLKEKGCAFVD, from the coding sequence ATGACCAATCCTTATTACCGCGTCCGCAGCACCATCACCCGGCCCGATGCCGCCCTGGTGGACGCCTTTCGGTCCATTCCCGTTTCCAACATCGGCGACGCCATGAACCGCATGGCCTGCATGCATTCCCGCATCCGCCCCATGAACCGCGCCCCCCTGCTGGGCACCGCGCTGACGGTGCGGGTGCGCGTGGGCGACAACCTGCTGTTCAACAAGGCCATGGACATGGCCCGGCCCGGCGACGTGCTGGTGGTCAACGCCCATGACGAGCAGTTCTACTCCATCGTGGGCGGACAGATGACCACGTGGATGAAGCAGCGCGGCCTGGCCGGGCTGGTGGTGGATGGTTGCATCCGCGATGCCGAGGAAATCGAGGCCATGGACTTTCCGGTGTACGCCACCGGCATTTCGCCCAACGGCCCGATGAAGGAAGGCGGCGGCGAGGTGAACTTTCCCGTCGCCTGCGGCGGACTGGTGGTGAACCCCGGCGACATCGTGGCGGGCGACCGCGACGGCATCGTGGTGGTGCGCCCCGCCGACGCCCCGGCGGTGCTGGAAAGAGCCCGCGCCATGGCAGAGAAGGAAACGCGCGTCATGGCCGCCATAGCGGACGGCACCTGGGACCGCACCTGGGTGGACGAGATGCTGAAAGAGAAAGGGTGCGCGTTCGTGGACTGA